The following coding sequences are from one Paenibacillus sp. FSL R5-0912 window:
- a CDS encoding helix-turn-helix domain-containing protein — MHHKTTIQAELAAFLRNEGMTINQFAGVSGVNSGTLSSIINGNRPIAMQQLDRITSGMGLAEGAFYELYIDECVIHSTPDWRRLGPFLHRCAELNKLECIRQVVLIIMDNITYAPVLFDTAEQFYGQGNYQAAALLYEGVADSEKYQHSERLALCQYRLFTIRVGQDREADFRAATRFEYFVERLDESDQLGALQQLADVYLSLQYWDKVWLLAEELYRKTAIQYEIKHHKVRKQKELKEPPKPLCFYILYAYWLQSVVCDGRGEYERALHYVTLYAEMDWIVEDSEEVRQIKEYFSSQAIVNTYLFRLMCGDLEVLHNYVEYIGTGGTGLLPGMLKAVQAANRFHWNVDELIGRFLPQVEQEWSPPGYDKPGAELPDNYAELLYELAGYYLRAGEQEQGFRYVFKSLEASAELGSETCVIRCVRLFEQYRPQASAAQQEDYKKLINKVQTAHARRHIAPAGKL; from the coding sequence TTGCATCATAAGACTACAATTCAAGCGGAGCTGGCCGCTTTCCTAAGAAATGAAGGAATGACGATTAATCAATTCGCAGGGGTATCCGGCGTTAACTCCGGAACACTGAGCAGTATTATTAACGGCAACCGTCCCATTGCCATGCAGCAGCTGGACCGGATTACCTCCGGAATGGGGCTGGCTGAAGGGGCGTTCTACGAACTCTATATAGATGAATGTGTCATTCATTCCACACCCGACTGGCGGCGTCTGGGCCCGTTCCTCCACCGCTGCGCGGAGCTGAACAAACTGGAGTGTATCCGGCAGGTCGTCCTTATTATAATGGACAATATTACATATGCTCCTGTGCTGTTTGATACAGCGGAGCAATTCTACGGACAAGGCAACTATCAGGCGGCGGCTCTGCTCTATGAAGGGGTTGCCGACAGTGAGAAGTACCAGCATTCGGAACGGCTGGCCTTATGTCAGTACCGGCTGTTCACCATTAGGGTCGGCCAGGACCGGGAGGCGGACTTCCGGGCAGCCACGCGGTTCGAATATTTCGTGGAGCGGCTGGATGAGAGCGATCAATTAGGCGCTTTGCAGCAGCTGGCCGATGTCTATCTGTCATTACAGTACTGGGATAAGGTATGGCTGCTGGCCGAAGAGCTGTACCGTAAGACAGCGATTCAATATGAGATTAAGCATCACAAAGTCAGAAAGCAGAAAGAGCTGAAGGAACCTCCGAAGCCGCTATGCTTCTATATTTTATACGCATACTGGCTGCAGTCCGTGGTATGTGACGGGCGCGGTGAATATGAGCGTGCTTTGCATTATGTAACCTTATATGCAGAAATGGACTGGATTGTGGAAGATTCAGAGGAAGTCCGGCAAATAAAAGAGTATTTCAGCAGTCAGGCAATAGTCAACACTTATCTGTTCCGTTTAATGTGCGGAGATTTGGAAGTGCTTCATAACTATGTGGAGTATATCGGCACGGGCGGCACCGGCCTGCTCCCCGGAATGCTGAAGGCCGTTCAGGCAGCCAACCGGTTTCACTGGAATGTGGATGAGCTGATCGGGCGGTTCCTGCCGCAGGTGGAGCAGGAGTGGTCTCCCCCGGGGTATGACAAGCCGGGAGCGGAACTGCCGGATAATTACGCGGAATTGCTCTATGAACTGGCGGGATATTACCTGCGTGCCGGGGAACAGGAGCAAGGATTCCGCTACGTATTCAAAAGCCTGGAGGCTTCGGCGGAACTGGGCAGCGAGACCTGTGTGATCCGCTGTGTGCGATTGTTTGAGCAATATCGGCCGCAGGCTTCGGCTGCGCAGCAAGAGGACTATAAGAAGCTGATCAATAAAGTACAGACTGCCCATGCCCGCAGACACATCGCGCCGGCAGGTAAATTGTAA
- a CDS encoding YhgE/Pip domain-containing protein has translation MKEIWQIYKRDWLRLFKIPVAMLLITALVVLPSVYDWVNVAAVWDPYSNTSGIKIAVASLDEGAAVQGTSFNIGAEVLESLRSNKSLGWRFADAEAAVDGVRRGDYYASIVIPADFSERMTGILEGKLEKPEIEYTVNEKINAIAPKITAKGASTITTQITEHFTETISSTVLTALRGVDEEFQSELPAIRRVEAGLFKLEAELPEIERAGRLVLKLQEDWPEISSSAERIAGLASRLPEVEQAGKAVEQIDEYWPQITAAAGHLEELQEKLPRIERAALLVSELDSNFSKVDGVLDRAEVRLEEAAAAVDTAAKVLPQADRITAAGSSFGLALQQFLAGNGTAFAAVPGVVQQNLYLLQQAGEAAVQLTAQLRQDAARSSEALRQDAARSSEALRQDAAQPSEALRQDAAQPSEALRQDAAQPSEALRQDAAQPSEALHQSAVQQEPAQRSAARQLQLASARLAAASEGLAHTAQLLGALNTLAPGTAGASDLRAVEAARKPYAAAAAQAAALAQAAQAGAQPTEAELDQLSLVAGQAGAALEGVIPRYNAGILPAAEQVLQQLTADAGNAAAALQHIPQRLAALDTILEEAGTAIQYGQSGLAALRQDLPAIREEVHNATGGMTEKMAAFSNLVTNVLPRIKEGLPGAGAQIHEAAEFARTGLPAAEVKFRKAADFITAGLPRADQGVERAAELVRSDLPALVAGVRKAAATLRDIKEEVDLEEIAQLLGGDIQSQSDFLANPVVLKQQTLYPIPNYGSAMTPFYVVLSLWVGGTLLISLLRTAVDTGGIRYLGYQLYFGRLLTFLTVGILQALVAVLGNIFLLGCYVADPVWFVLFAVLISVVFVTIVFTLVSVFGSIGKGIAIVFMVLQFSSSGGTFPISTTGHFFQVLNPFMPFTYAISLLREAVGGLLPEVAIRDALLLVLFGVLALLLGLTLQKPLQGFIRKAAAQAEESKLIS, from the coding sequence TTGAAGGAGATCTGGCAAATATACAAGAGAGATTGGCTGAGGCTGTTCAAGATACCTGTGGCCATGCTGCTGATTACAGCGCTTGTTGTGCTGCCTTCAGTCTATGACTGGGTGAATGTGGCGGCCGTATGGGACCCGTACAGCAACACCTCCGGGATCAAAATCGCCGTAGCCAGTCTGGATGAAGGTGCGGCCGTGCAGGGTACAAGCTTCAATATCGGTGCGGAGGTACTGGAAAGCCTGCGGAGCAATAAGTCACTCGGCTGGAGGTTTGCAGATGCGGAGGCTGCAGTGGACGGGGTGCGGCGGGGGGATTACTATGCGAGCATTGTGATTCCGGCAGACTTCTCTGAGCGGATGACCGGAATTCTTGAAGGTAAGCTGGAGAAGCCGGAGATTGAATATACCGTTAATGAAAAAATTAATGCGATTGCTCCAAAAATTACCGCAAAGGGTGCTTCCACAATCACTACGCAGATCACCGAGCACTTCACGGAAACGATCAGCAGTACGGTTCTGACCGCCCTGCGCGGGGTAGATGAGGAATTCCAGTCCGAGCTGCCCGCGATCCGCAGAGTGGAGGCCGGGCTGTTCAAGCTGGAGGCGGAGCTGCCGGAGATTGAGCGAGCCGGCAGGCTGGTACTGAAGCTGCAGGAGGATTGGCCGGAAATCTCCTCGTCTGCGGAGCGGATTGCCGGACTGGCCTCCAGGCTCCCCGAGGTAGAGCAGGCGGGAAAAGCCGTGGAGCAGATCGACGAATATTGGCCGCAGATTACGGCTGCCGCCGGACATCTGGAGGAGCTGCAGGAGAAGCTGCCCCGGATTGAACGTGCTGCCCTGCTGGTATCCGAGCTGGATTCGAACTTCAGCAAGGTGGACGGTGTGCTGGACCGGGCGGAGGTCCGGTTGGAAGAGGCCGCAGCCGCAGTGGACACTGCGGCCAAGGTTCTGCCGCAGGCTGACCGGATCACCGCTGCCGGCAGCAGCTTCGGGCTTGCGCTGCAGCAGTTCCTGGCCGGGAACGGCACAGCCTTTGCGGCTGTCCCCGGGGTTGTGCAGCAGAACTTGTATCTGCTGCAGCAGGCCGGGGAAGCGGCCGTGCAGTTGACCGCGCAGCTGCGGCAAGACGCCGCGCGGTCAAGTGAAGCGCTGCGGCAAGACGCCGCGCGGTCAAGTGAAGCGCTGCGGCAAGACGCCGCGCAGCCAAGTGAAGCGCTGCGGCAAGATGCCGCGCAGCCAAGTGAAGCGCTGCGGCAAGATGCCGCGCAGCCAAGTGAAGCGCTGCGGCAAGACGCCGCGCAGCCAAGTGAAGCGCTGCACCAGAGTGCGGTGCAGCAGGAACCCGCGCAGCGCTCTGCTGCGCGGCAGCTGCAGCTTGCCTCGGCCCGGCTGGCCGCGGCAAGCGAGGGGCTCGCCCACACAGCGCAGCTGCTGGGCGCCCTGAACACACTTGCGCCCGGGACCGCGGGCGCAAGTGATCTCCGCGCCGTCGAAGCGGCGCGGAAGCCCTATGCCGCCGCAGCTGCGCAGGCGGCGGCACTGGCACAGGCTGCGCAGGCAGGCGCGCAGCCCACGGAGGCTGAGCTGGATCAGCTCAGCCTGGTGGCAGGGCAGGCGGGAGCTGCCCTGGAGGGGGTTATCCCGCGGTACAACGCGGGAATTCTGCCCGCAGCGGAGCAGGTGCTGCAGCAGCTGACTGCGGATGCGGGGAATGCCGCGGCAGCGCTGCAGCATATTCCGCAGCGGCTGGCTGCGCTGGACACGATACTGGAGGAAGCGGGGACCGCCATCCAGTATGGACAATCCGGCCTGGCTGCCCTGCGGCAGGATTTGCCAGCCATCCGCGAAGAGGTGCATAACGCAACGGGGGGTATGACAGAGAAGATGGCGGCATTCAGCAATCTGGTCACTAACGTACTTCCGCGTATTAAGGAAGGACTGCCGGGGGCCGGGGCGCAGATTCACGAAGCGGCCGAATTTGCCAGAACCGGACTGCCTGCGGCGGAGGTGAAGTTCCGCAAGGCAGCGGATTTCATTACTGCCGGATTGCCGCGGGCAGACCAGGGAGTGGAACGTGCGGCGGAGCTGGTGCGCAGCGATTTGCCTGCGCTGGTGGCAGGCGTCCGCAAGGCGGCAGCGACGCTCCGCGATATCAAAGAAGAGGTCGATCTGGAGGAGATTGCCCAGCTGCTGGGCGGGGATATCCAGAGCCAGAGTGATTTCCTGGCGAATCCGGTTGTACTGAAGCAGCAGACGTTATATCCGATTCCCAACTATGGATCGGCGATGACGCCTTTTTATGTCGTGCTGTCCCTATGGGTAGGCGGTACCCTGCTGATCTCGCTGCTGCGTACAGCTGTGGATACCGGCGGAATCCGCTACCTTGGGTATCAGCTCTATTTCGGACGCCTGCTGACTTTCCTTACAGTCGGGATTCTTCAGGCGCTGGTGGCGGTTCTGGGTAATATCTTTCTGCTAGGCTGTTATGTTGCTGACCCGGTCTGGTTTGTCCTGTTTGCCGTACTGATCAGCGTGGTATTCGTGACGATAGTCTTCACGCTGGTCTCGGTGTTCGGCAGTATCGGCAAAGGGATTGCCATCGTATTTATGGTGCTGCAGTTCTCCAGCTCCGGCGGAACCTTTCCTATTAGTACCACCGGACACTTTTTTCAGGTACTGAATCCGTTTATGCCCTTTACTTATGCGATCAGCCTGCTGCGTGAAGCTGTAGGCGGTCTGCTGCCGGAGGTAGCGATCCGTGATGCGCTGCTGCTGGTCTTGTTCGGCGTGCTTGCGCTGCTGCTGGGACTTACGCTGCAAAAGCCGCTGCAGGGCTTCATCCGCAAAGCGGCCGCGCAGGCAGAAGAGTCTAAACTGATTTCGTAG
- a CDS encoding glycoside hydrolase family 43 protein: MSTNREYSNPIVEQRADPWIYKHTDGYYYFTASVPEYDRIEVRRAATIEGLREALPVVAWRKEENGPLSANIWAPEIHYIDDKWYIYFAAARTTETKEGLFDHRMFVLENASANPLEGEWVEKGQMKTAWESFALDGTSFEHMGVRYYVWAQKNPAIEGNSNLYISAMANGWTLTGPQTMIATPEYPWEIIGFRVNEGAAVLKRNGKIFISFSASATDYNYCMGLLTADEDSDLLDAASWTKHPEPVFKTSEENGQYGPGHNSFTVDENGEDVLIYHARNYKEITGDPLYDPNRHTRAQRLHWNEDGTPDFGVPVKDGGK, translated from the coding sequence ATGAGCACAAATAGAGAATACAGTAATCCGATTGTAGAGCAGCGTGCTGACCCCTGGATATACAAGCATACAGACGGCTATTACTATTTCACGGCTTCCGTGCCGGAATATGACCGGATCGAAGTGCGCAGAGCTGCAACCATAGAAGGACTTAGAGAGGCGCTGCCAGTAGTAGCCTGGCGCAAAGAGGAGAACGGCCCGCTCAGCGCCAATATCTGGGCTCCCGAAATCCACTATATTGATGACAAATGGTACATTTATTTCGCGGCTGCCCGGACCACGGAAACAAAGGAAGGGCTGTTCGACCACCGTATGTTCGTGCTGGAGAATGCTTCGGCGAACCCGTTGGAAGGGGAATGGGTGGAGAAAGGCCAGATGAAGACTGCCTGGGAATCCTTTGCTCTGGATGGCACTTCATTCGAACACATGGGAGTTCGATACTATGTATGGGCGCAAAAGAACCCCGCTATCGAAGGGAATTCTAACCTGTATATCTCGGCCATGGCTAACGGCTGGACGTTAACAGGTCCGCAGACCATGATCGCCACGCCGGAGTATCCGTGGGAGATTATTGGCTTCCGGGTGAATGAAGGCGCAGCTGTTCTGAAGCGTAACGGCAAGATCTTCATAAGCTTCTCGGCCAGCGCGACCGACTATAATTACTGCATGGGACTGCTCACCGCCGATGAGGACAGCGATCTGCTGGATGCCGCCTCCTGGACCAAACATCCTGAACCGGTCTTCAAGACGAGTGAGGAGAACGGGCAATACGGCCCGGGGCACAACAGCTTCACGGTCGATGAGAACGGTGAGGATGTGTTAATCTACCATGCCCGCAACTATAAGGAGATTACCGGAGATCCGCTCTACGATCCGAACCGCCATACCCGGGCCCAGCGCCTGCATTGGAATGAAGACGGCACGCCGGATTTCGGCGTACCGGTGAAGGACGGCGGGAAGTAA
- a CDS encoding RNA polymerase sigma factor, translating to MNVSRLVRQAQRGNKEALLELILAEQDAYYRLAYSYMGNEHDAMDVMEDMIVTLYEKLGQLNNREAFYSWSKTILVNRCKTVLRKQERYLPLDDEDDREPSLAAWTADNPYRYTESELDMSALLAHLNPRQREAIELRYVHDLPYQTIAEMTDSPVGTIKSRISQGIQKLKAMIGGDRYENDRGEITGASADHDPIRT from the coding sequence ATGAATGTAAGCCGTCTGGTCAGACAGGCACAGCGGGGCAATAAAGAAGCATTACTAGAACTAATCCTGGCCGAACAGGACGCTTATTACCGGCTTGCCTACAGTTATATGGGAAATGAGCATGATGCAATGGATGTCATGGAAGACATGATTGTTACGCTTTACGAGAAGCTGGGGCAGTTGAACAATAGGGAGGCCTTCTACAGCTGGAGCAAAACGATACTCGTGAACCGCTGCAAGACCGTCCTCCGCAAGCAGGAGCGTTATCTTCCTCTGGACGACGAAGACGACCGGGAGCCTTCACTTGCCGCATGGACCGCAGATAACCCCTACCGCTATACGGAGTCTGAGCTGGACATGTCGGCGTTGCTTGCTCACCTGAATCCGCGGCAACGGGAAGCGATTGAACTCCGCTATGTTCATGATCTTCCCTATCAGACAATTGCCGAGATGACCGATTCACCGGTGGGTACAATCAAGTCAAGAATCTCGCAGGGCATACAGAAACTAAAAGCCATGATCGGAGGTGACCGTTATGAGAACGATCGAGGAGAGATTACAGGAGCATCAGCAGATCATGACCCCATCAGAACTTGA
- a CDS encoding transposase, with product MLGLFFLGIKKGVPPQVLEDIGDQTNTRERKEVIPIYSIRQEELFSFKELFLMRPEDKYSQIFEHLDLAKVLHVLRKKNNRGRPEQLNVPAMIYSLLIAKMENIEFVSSLVWRLTHSEEFRAQCRFTGSDNIPSESSYSRLIHALEHTGMLEKLQDTLVTSALEEGFVTGTHIAVDSSMVEAWDCQFSESAAKRRAARRGQKPNEAPGAQQLQFKLPEPEPEAAVNEPPKKPVYDKRGRPTNAARERRRQEQEAYDQSLGPFQKTIEAMLPYTYDELLAALPRHAARCDKKNTKGRMTSYYGFKANLLVDTDCQYILSGLFSSANPNDQRMAVILLKGLPLKFPTLKVKHILGDKGYDCASIYQLIHSLGAYPAIPMIHRKDPPEGMNVDYTPVCSQGHAYRYDSFDAKYETLKYTQPSECKGCPLLGSGCQKVFKIRIQTDLRKHTYPARGSESFTELYKKRTAVERVFAYLKEYFGMKRTRHRGVRASVDFQLSTLAYNLSKFALDKLNKQLSKSQQVA from the coding sequence TTGCTGGGACTGTTTTTTTTAGGCATAAAAAAAGGAGTACCTCCCCAAGTTCTCGAAGATATAGGCGACCAAACCAACACCCGAGAACGAAAAGAGGTAATCCCTATCTATTCCATTCGACAAGAAGAACTGTTTTCCTTCAAGGAATTGTTCCTGATGCGCCCGGAAGATAAATACAGCCAAATCTTTGAACACTTAGATCTCGCCAAGGTTCTGCACGTTCTTCGGAAAAAGAACAACCGGGGCCGGCCCGAACAACTGAATGTACCTGCCATGATCTATTCCTTGCTCATCGCTAAAATGGAGAACATCGAGTTTGTTTCTTCCCTGGTCTGGCGTCTTACCCATAGCGAAGAGTTTCGGGCGCAGTGCCGATTTACCGGCTCCGATAATATCCCGAGCGAATCTTCGTATTCCCGTTTGATTCATGCGCTGGAGCACACGGGGATGCTTGAAAAACTGCAGGATACCTTGGTGACCTCTGCCCTAGAAGAAGGCTTTGTAACCGGCACACATATTGCCGTGGATTCCTCCATGGTCGAGGCTTGGGATTGCCAATTTAGCGAATCGGCCGCCAAGCGCCGTGCGGCTCGCCGAGGGCAAAAGCCAAATGAGGCTCCAGGAGCCCAGCAACTTCAGTTCAAACTTCCCGAGCCTGAGCCTGAGGCGGCTGTGAACGAACCACCGAAGAAACCCGTCTACGACAAGCGTGGACGTCCAACGAATGCGGCAAGGGAACGCCGGCGTCAGGAACAGGAAGCATATGACCAAAGTCTCGGACCGTTTCAGAAAACCATTGAAGCGATGTTACCTTACACGTATGACGAACTGCTGGCCGCGCTGCCCCGGCATGCCGCGCGTTGTGACAAGAAAAATACGAAGGGTCGAATGACGAGCTACTACGGTTTCAAGGCGAATCTGCTCGTCGATACGGACTGCCAGTATATCTTGAGCGGCCTCTTTAGTTCGGCGAATCCGAATGACCAGCGCATGGCCGTTATTCTTCTCAAAGGCCTGCCCCTGAAGTTTCCCACACTGAAGGTAAAGCATATCTTGGGCGACAAAGGGTACGACTGCGCGTCTATCTACCAGTTGATTCATTCGTTAGGTGCCTATCCGGCGATTCCCATGATTCACCGCAAAGATCCGCCCGAGGGAATGAACGTGGACTACACGCCGGTATGCTCCCAAGGACATGCCTACCGCTACGACAGTTTTGATGCCAAGTACGAAACGCTGAAGTATACCCAGCCGAGCGAGTGCAAAGGCTGCCCACTACTGGGTTCCGGATGCCAAAAGGTGTTTAAAATCCGCATCCAAACGGATTTGCGTAAGCATACCTATCCCGCAAGAGGGAGCGAAAGCTTTACAGAGCTGTACAAAAAGCGTACGGCAGTGGAACGTGTTTTTGCCTATCTCAAAGAGTATTTTGGCATGAAACGCACACGTCACCGCGGCGTACGGGCAAGTGTCGATTTCCAGCTCAGTACACTAGCTTACAATCTTAGTAAGTTTGCATTGGACAAGTTGAACAAACAGTTGAGCAAATCCCAGCAAGTAGCCTAA
- a CDS encoding DUF4179 domain-containing protein, whose translation MRTIEERLQEHQQIMTPSELEGRLRTALERVPVKTRTRIRVKTWVASAVAAFILTVGIYQYPAFAYYGGKLFSKSELDTMAFAELADHGYGQSVHKSKTLDDGTVITINGVIADDNALTMYYSIDPASGSIYTGDFPAGNYSLRYGVDKLEGFLTDSDPLGGSGGGSKDGTRYEGVYKFEPASPFSRTLTVTFSERLENGTVAHYPVSFKFEANKAMKSLLTADISQAVPVDQGTVHYDSITASPTSTLVKGHYELEDGETPRFSAVTKLYVNGIEVNYWSMRSARSGKTGLTEFEIEYDVLPTDKLQTVELVLDNFTGYEQIEQPVSLAAPSDRSILLGEEKLWIRSVTRTGYGYDIVIAGKQFTFLDTETLAVQAGGTTVPVTSISQSRPWDLKNGNILWERTYSFNTEEAPQFLLLDGFHYIKTYDETITVPTDGKKH comes from the coding sequence ATGAGAACGATCGAGGAGAGATTACAGGAGCATCAGCAGATCATGACCCCATCAGAACTTGAGGGCAGACTTCGAACAGCGCTTGAGCGCGTTCCTGTGAAGACAAGAACCCGGATTAGAGTGAAAACCTGGGTTGCCTCAGCAGTTGCAGCCTTTATTCTGACGGTTGGCATCTATCAATATCCTGCATTTGCATATTACGGCGGGAAGCTGTTTAGTAAAAGCGAGCTGGATACCATGGCCTTCGCTGAATTGGCGGACCACGGATACGGTCAAAGCGTCCATAAAAGCAAAACGTTAGATGACGGAACGGTTATTACCATTAACGGGGTGATTGCGGACGACAACGCCCTGACGATGTATTACAGCATTGATCCGGCTTCAGGTAGTATATATACCGGCGACTTCCCTGCCGGCAACTATTCTCTCCGTTACGGAGTAGATAAACTGGAAGGGTTCCTGACGGATTCAGATCCTCTGGGGGGGAGCGGCGGAGGCAGCAAAGACGGTACCCGTTACGAGGGAGTATACAAATTCGAGCCGGCCAGCCCTTTCTCCAGAACATTGACCGTTACTTTCAGCGAGCGGCTGGAGAATGGGACAGTGGCACACTATCCTGTCTCCTTCAAATTTGAAGCGAACAAAGCCATGAAAAGCCTGCTTACAGCGGATATTTCCCAAGCTGTTCCGGTGGATCAGGGAACGGTCCACTATGACTCTATTACAGCTTCTCCAACTTCAACCCTTGTGAAGGGGCATTATGAACTGGAAGATGGGGAAACTCCGAGATTTTCGGCTGTAACCAAGCTCTATGTGAATGGGATTGAAGTGAATTACTGGTCCATGCGGTCGGCACGTTCCGGCAAAACAGGACTTACGGAATTTGAAATCGAATACGATGTACTCCCGACAGACAAGCTGCAAACTGTTGAACTGGTACTCGATAATTTCACCGGATATGAGCAAATAGAGCAGCCTGTCTCCCTGGCTGCGCCCTCTGACCGCTCCATCCTGCTTGGCGAGGAGAAGCTCTGGATTCGAAGCGTCACCCGGACTGGTTACGGCTATGATATCGTGATCGCCGGGAAGCAGTTCACCTTCCTTGACACGGAGACTTTAGCTGTCCAAGCCGGAGGAACCACAGTTCCCGTCACTTCTATATCCCAGTCCCGTCCATGGGACTTGAAGAACGGCAACATCCTGTGGGAGCGGACGTATTCGTTCAATACGGAGGAGGCGCCGCAGTTCCTGCTGCTGGACGGATTCCACTATATTAAGACTTATGACGAGACCATAACGGTGCCTACAGATGGCAAGAAACACTAG
- a CDS encoding GAF domain-containing hybrid sensor histidine kinase/response regulator, translating to MMEKMNTRSPVICNLEDAADRMIELLSQIFTSNTIMITIHGLGLVPLLRTFNREAPIMKEEDNFALLDPIRSLVILNDNKPTMVADTHNHPGSTALEFIHTRGIHSFIGVPLITAQGESVGTICLMDPAAGLHTKEDLDILSAMAYFFTYIMNLERKVEFIEQQSQSKLNLFAMLSHEIRTPMNGIIGMTDLMMTTEMDEQQQFYMEIIESSNAKLLQFLNDVLDFSKMEAGKLVIEKEPFDIITALEESVYLFSTKAFEKNLEVILNVDSEIPLYVLGDAPKIRQIIMNIVSNALKFTHAGEILIELKSLPVLREEIGIRITVQDSGIGIAEDKLKLLFNKYTQVHQSSELHHYGGTGLGLAICRQLVELMGGEISVESREGTGTKLEVTLYLEKYTSLPSIPFEKDVLASIKMLVVDDNQTSLHVISSVLEDWSVVVNSAQTAKQAMDLLAANNDYDLILMDKDIAGTEATELAKQMRQLAPGRELPVILLAPLGTNLDEETKSQFASIIIKPIRKVHLLNNILALLKHSKPES from the coding sequence ATGATGGAGAAGATGAATACCCGGAGTCCGGTCATTTGCAATTTAGAGGATGCTGCAGACCGGATGATTGAACTGCTAAGCCAGATTTTTACGTCAAATACGATTATGATTACGATTCACGGTTTAGGCTTGGTTCCCCTGCTGCGGACCTTCAACCGGGAAGCGCCTATCATGAAGGAGGAGGACAATTTCGCCCTTCTTGATCCTATTCGCAGTCTGGTTATTCTTAATGACAATAAGCCGACAATGGTCGCTGACACGCATAATCATCCGGGGTCCACTGCTCTTGAATTTATACATACACGGGGCATACACTCGTTCATTGGCGTTCCTCTGATCACGGCGCAAGGGGAGTCTGTGGGTACGATCTGTCTGATGGACCCTGCAGCCGGCCTGCATACGAAGGAAGACCTGGATATATTAAGCGCAATGGCCTATTTTTTCACCTATATTATGAATTTGGAACGGAAAGTTGAATTCATAGAACAGCAGAGCCAATCCAAGCTGAATCTGTTTGCCATGCTCAGTCATGAAATCCGCACCCCGATGAACGGCATTATCGGCATGACCGATCTGATGATGACGACTGAAATGGACGAGCAGCAGCAGTTTTACATGGAGATCATTGAATCGAGCAATGCCAAGCTACTGCAATTTCTGAATGATGTTCTGGATTTCAGCAAAATGGAAGCGGGCAAGCTGGTCATTGAAAAGGAACCGTTTGATATTATCACCGCACTGGAGGAGAGCGTCTATTTGTTCTCCACCAAGGCTTTTGAGAAAAATCTGGAAGTGATTCTGAATGTGGATTCGGAAATTCCCCTGTATGTTCTGGGTGATGCCCCCAAGATACGCCAGATCATCATGAATATAGTAAGCAATGCCCTGAAGTTCACCCACGCCGGGGAAATCCTCATCGAGTTGAAATCATTGCCTGTACTCCGAGAAGAAATAGGAATAAGGATCACGGTGCAGGATTCTGGAATAGGTATAGCGGAAGACAAGCTGAAGCTGCTGTTCAACAAATATACCCAGGTTCACCAGAGCAGCGAGCTTCATCATTACGGAGGTACCGGACTGGGACTGGCAATCTGCAGACAGCTGGTGGAGCTGATGGGGGGAGAGATCTCCGTTGAAAGCCGTGAGGGGACAGGGACGAAGCTGGAGGTCACTCTGTATCTCGAAAAATATACAAGCCTGCCCTCGATTCCTTTCGAGAAAGATGTGCTTGCCTCCATTAAGATGCTGGTTGTTGATGATAATCAGACCAGTCTGCATGTCATCTCTTCGGTACTTGAGGACTGGAGTGTGGTAGTTAATTCTGCCCAGACCGCCAAGCAGGCGATGGATCTTCTGGCAGCTAACAACGATTATGATCTGATCCTTATGGACAAGGATATTGCAGGGACAGAAGCTACAGAGCTTGCCAAGCAAATGCGCCAGCTTGCTCCGGGCAGGGAGCTGCCCGTGATTTTGCTTGCTCCCCTGGGGACGAATCTGGACGAGGAGACCAAATCGCAGTTCGCCTCCATCATTATCAAGCCCATCCGCAAGGTGCATCTGCTCAATAACATATTGGCTTTGCTGAAGCACAGCAAGCCGGAATCCTAA